From a region of the Pongo abelii isolate AG06213 chromosome 9, NHGRI_mPonAbe1-v2.0_pri, whole genome shotgun sequence genome:
- the LOC103888546 gene encoding nuclear pore complex-interacting protein family member B13-like isoform X3: protein MDVFFSPRLCAQALQRGMAERKAAYKQHRCEMRQKQRVPERHMSQEPVQGRPGLENPFWRADSGPHSVPMRNSSGIPAENTEKTKVRMAAVEHHHSSGLPYWPYLTAENLRKRMGRKPSPPTQCDLRGQPRPSVKGCLRPLTLSLLQCPLGPQPHSTTDDFLRRETPQDECVLGPEPLPRANDFPRLKTPPEGLFIPIPPSPVDDSLSLKTPPECLLVPLPPSPVDDFLRPQTPPVQCHLRPVPFHRADDIRRLKKPPDSFFTPLPPSPVDDFLSLKTLPECLLVPLPPSPVDDFLTPQAPPVECRLGPLPFPRADDFRRLKTPPDCFFIPLPSSPVDDSLSLQTAPECLLAPLPPSPVDDFVRPQTAPVHSRLQPGPFSKAHDIRRLKTPPDCRFVPLPPPPVDNSLSLKIPLECLLVPLPPSPVDFLTAPIPPVHSHLGSGPFSQSDHFPRLKTPPECFPYLFHLLQSIL, encoded by the exons ATGGATGTATTTTTCTCCCCACGGCTCTGTGCTCAAGCCTTGCAAAGGGGGATGGCAGAGAGGAAGGCTGCCTACAAGCAGCACAG GTGTGAAATGAGGCAAAAGCAGAGAGTGCCAGAGAGACACATGAGTCAGGAGCCAGTCCAGGGACGACCGGGCCTAGAGAACCCTTTCTGGAGGG CAGATTCAGGACCTCATTCGGTTCCCATGAGGAATAGCAGCGGCATCCCAGCtgaaaacacagagaagacaaaG GTCAGGATGGCGGCAGTGGAGCACCATCATTCCTCAGGATTGCCCTACTGGCCCTACCTCACGgctgaaaatttaagaaaaaggatGGGCCGCAAGCCATCTCCTCCAACTCAGTGTGATCTAAGAGGTCAACCACGTCCATCAGTTAAAGGGTGTCTGAGACCTCTGACTCTTTCTCTACTACAGTGTCCACTAGGACCTCAACCACATTCTACAACTGATGATTTTCTGAGAAGAGAGACACCTCAAGATGAGTGTGTCCTGGGACCTGAACCACTTCCTCGAGCTAATGATTTTCCGAGactcaagacacctcccgaggGTCTTTTCATACCAATTCccccttctccagttgatgattctctgagcctcaagacacctcctgagtgtcttctggtaccccttccaccttctccagttgatgattttctgagaccACAAACACCTCCCGTCCAGTGTCACCTGAGACCTGTACCATTTCATCGAGCTGATGATatcaggagactcaagaaacctcctgactCTTTTTtcacaccccttccaccttctccagttgatgattttctgagcctgaagacacttcccgagtgtcttctggtaccccttccaccttctccagttgatgattttctcacaccacaggcacctccgGTCGAGTGTCGCCTGGGACCTCTACCgtttcctcgagctgatgattttaggagactCAAGACACCTCCCGACTGTTTTTTCATACCTCTTCCATCTTCTCCAGtagatgattctctgagcctccagACAGCGCCTGAGTGTCTTCTGGCACCTCTTCcgccttctccagttgatgactTTGTGAGACCACAGACAGCTCCAGTCCACTCTCGCCTGCAACCTGGACCATTTTCTAAAGCTCATGATATTCGGAGACTCAAGACTCCTCCTGACTGTCGTTTCGtacctcttccacctcctccagttgataattctctgagcctcaagatACCTCttgagtgtcttctggtacctcttccaccttctccagttgatttTCTGACAGCACCAATACCTCCTGTCCACTCTCACCTGGGATCTGGACCATTTTCTCAATCTGATCATTTTCCGAGactcaagacacctcccgagtgtttTCCgtacctcttccaccttctccagtcgATTCTGTGA
- the LOC103888546 gene encoding nuclear pore complex-interacting protein family member B3-like isoform X2, producing the protein MEAKVRAEVHKVTRKVNSHYKINGQRKTAEEEKQNMKECEQAENERQISEAEENGKLDMKEIHTYLKLFQCMQELRRRAEDYYRCKIAPSARKPLANSGSLFVFLAFGHSLPGQDMDVFFSPRLCAQALQRGMAERKAAYKQHRCEMRQKQRVPERHMSQEPVQGRPGLENPFWRADSGPHSVPMRNSSGIPAENTEKTKVRMAAVEHHHSSGLPYWPYLTAENLRKRMGRKPSPPTQCDLRGQPRPSVKGCLRPLTLSLLQCPLGPQPHSTTDDFLRRETPQDECVLGPEPLPRANDFPRLKTPPEGLFIPIPPSPVDDSLSLKTPPECLLVPLPPSPVDDFLRPQTPPVQCHLRPVPFHRADDIRRLKKPPDSFFTPLPPSPVDDFLSLKTLPECLLVPLPPSPVDDFLTPQAPPVECRLGPLPFPRADDFRRLKTPPDCFFIPLPSSPVDDSLSLQTAPECLLAPLPPSPVDDFVRPQTAPVHSRLQPGPFSKAHDIRRLKTPPDCRFVPLPPPPVDNSLSLKIPLECLLVPLPPSPVDFLTAPIPPVHSHLGSGPFSQSDHFPRLKTPPECFPYLFHLLQSIL; encoded by the exons ATGGAAGCCAAAGTTCGAGCTGAAGTCCATAAGGTGACAAGGAAGGTCAACAGTcattacaaaatcaatggacagaGGAAGACTGCCGAGGAAGA gaaacaaaacatgaaagaatGTGAGCAAGCAGAAAATGAGAGGCAGATATCAGAGGCAGAGGAGAATGGGAAATTGGATATGAAAGAAATACACACCTACCT GAAACTGTTTCAATGCATGCAAGAGTTGCGGCGGCGGGCAGAGGACTACTACAGATGCAAA ATTGCCCCTTCTGCAAGAAAGCCTCTTGCCAACTcaggaagtttgtttgttttccttgcttTTGGACATAGTCTGCCAGGTCAGGACATGGATGTATTTTTCTCCCCACGGCTCTGTGCTCAAGCCTTGCAAAGGGGGATGGCAGAGAGGAAGGCTGCCTACAAGCAGCACAG GTGTGAAATGAGGCAAAAGCAGAGAGTGCCAGAGAGACACATGAGTCAGGAGCCAGTCCAGGGACGACCGGGCCTAGAGAACCCTTTCTGGAGGG CAGATTCAGGACCTCATTCGGTTCCCATGAGGAATAGCAGCGGCATCCCAGCtgaaaacacagagaagacaaaG GTCAGGATGGCGGCAGTGGAGCACCATCATTCCTCAGGATTGCCCTACTGGCCCTACCTCACGgctgaaaatttaagaaaaaggatGGGCCGCAAGCCATCTCCTCCAACTCAGTGTGATCTAAGAGGTCAACCACGTCCATCAGTTAAAGGGTGTCTGAGACCTCTGACTCTTTCTCTACTACAGTGTCCACTAGGACCTCAACCACATTCTACAACTGATGATTTTCTGAGAAGAGAGACACCTCAAGATGAGTGTGTCCTGGGACCTGAACCACTTCCTCGAGCTAATGATTTTCCGAGactcaagacacctcccgaggGTCTTTTCATACCAATTCccccttctccagttgatgattctctgagcctcaagacacctcctgagtgtcttctggtaccccttccaccttctccagttgatgattttctgagaccACAAACACCTCCCGTCCAGTGTCACCTGAGACCTGTACCATTTCATCGAGCTGATGATatcaggagactcaagaaacctcctgactCTTTTTtcacaccccttccaccttctccagttgatgattttctgagcctgaagacacttcccgagtgtcttctggtaccccttccaccttctccagttgatgattttctcacaccacaggcacctccgGTCGAGTGTCGCCTGGGACCTCTACCgtttcctcgagctgatgattttaggagactCAAGACACCTCCCGACTGTTTTTTCATACCTCTTCCATCTTCTCCAGtagatgattctctgagcctccagACAGCGCCTGAGTGTCTTCTGGCACCTCTTCcgccttctccagttgatgactTTGTGAGACCACAGACAGCTCCAGTCCACTCTCGCCTGCAACCTGGACCATTTTCTAAAGCTCATGATATTCGGAGACTCAAGACTCCTCCTGACTGTCGTTTCGtacctcttccacctcctccagttgataattctctgagcctcaagatACCTCttgagtgtcttctggtacctcttccaccttctccagttgatttTCTGACAGCACCAATACCTCCTGTCCACTCTCACCTGGGATCTGGACCATTTTCTCAATCTGATCATTTTCCGAGactcaagacacctcccgagtgtttTCCgtacctcttccaccttctccagtcgATTCTGTGA
- the LOC103888546 gene encoding nuclear pore complex-interacting protein family member B3-like isoform X1, which translates to MEAKVRAEVHKVTRKVNSHYKINGQRKTAEEEKQNMKECEQAENERQISEAEENGKLDMKEIHTYLKLFQCMQELRRRAEDYYRCKIAPSARKPLANSGSLFVFLAFGHSLPGQDMDVFFSPRLCAQALQRGMAERKAAYKQHRCEMRQKQRVPERHMSQEPVQGRPGLENPFWRDSGPHSVPMRNSSGIPAENTEKTKVRMAAVEHHHSSGLPYWPYLTAENLRKRMGRKPSPPTQCDLRGQPRPSVKGCLRPLTLSLLQCPLGPQPHSTTDDFLRRETPQDECVLGPEPLPRANDFPRLKTPPEGLFIPIPPSPVDDSLSLKTPPECLLVPLPPSPVDDFLRPQTPPVQCHLRPVPFHRADDIRRLKKPPDSFFTPLPPSPVDDFLSLKTLPECLLVPLPPSPVDDFLTPQAPPVECRLGPLPFPRADDFRRLKTPPDCFFIPLPSSPVDDSLSLQTAPECLLAPLPPSPVDDFVRPQTAPVHSRLQPGPFSKAHDIRRLKTPPDCRFVPLPPPPVDNSLSLKIPLECLLVPLPPSPVDFLTAPIPPVHSHLGSGPFSQSDHFPRLKTPPECFPYLFHLLQSIL; encoded by the exons ATGGAAGCCAAAGTTCGAGCTGAAGTCCATAAGGTGACAAGGAAGGTCAACAGTcattacaaaatcaatggacagaGGAAGACTGCCGAGGAAGA gaaacaaaacatgaaagaatGTGAGCAAGCAGAAAATGAGAGGCAGATATCAGAGGCAGAGGAGAATGGGAAATTGGATATGAAAGAAATACACACCTACCT GAAACTGTTTCAATGCATGCAAGAGTTGCGGCGGCGGGCAGAGGACTACTACAGATGCAAA ATTGCCCCTTCTGCAAGAAAGCCTCTTGCCAACTcaggaagtttgtttgttttccttgcttTTGGACATAGTCTGCCAGGTCAGGACATGGATGTATTTTTCTCCCCACGGCTCTGTGCTCAAGCCTTGCAAAGGGGGATGGCAGAGAGGAAGGCTGCCTACAAGCAGCACAG GTGTGAAATGAGGCAAAAGCAGAGAGTGCCAGAGAGACACATGAGTCAGGAGCCAGTCCAGGGACGACCGGGCCTAGAGAACCCTTTCTGGAGGG ATTCAGGACCTCATTCGGTTCCCATGAGGAATAGCAGCGGCATCCCAGCtgaaaacacagagaagacaaaG GTCAGGATGGCGGCAGTGGAGCACCATCATTCCTCAGGATTGCCCTACTGGCCCTACCTCACGgctgaaaatttaagaaaaaggatGGGCCGCAAGCCATCTCCTCCAACTCAGTGTGATCTAAGAGGTCAACCACGTCCATCAGTTAAAGGGTGTCTGAGACCTCTGACTCTTTCTCTACTACAGTGTCCACTAGGACCTCAACCACATTCTACAACTGATGATTTTCTGAGAAGAGAGACACCTCAAGATGAGTGTGTCCTGGGACCTGAACCACTTCCTCGAGCTAATGATTTTCCGAGactcaagacacctcccgaggGTCTTTTCATACCAATTCccccttctccagttgatgattctctgagcctcaagacacctcctgagtgtcttctggtaccccttccaccttctccagttgatgattttctgagaccACAAACACCTCCCGTCCAGTGTCACCTGAGACCTGTACCATTTCATCGAGCTGATGATatcaggagactcaagaaacctcctgactCTTTTTtcacaccccttccaccttctccagttgatgattttctgagcctgaagacacttcccgagtgtcttctggtaccccttccaccttctccagttgatgattttctcacaccacaggcacctccgGTCGAGTGTCGCCTGGGACCTCTACCgtttcctcgagctgatgattttaggagactCAAGACACCTCCCGACTGTTTTTTCATACCTCTTCCATCTTCTCCAGtagatgattctctgagcctccagACAGCGCCTGAGTGTCTTCTGGCACCTCTTCcgccttctccagttgatgactTTGTGAGACCACAGACAGCTCCAGTCCACTCTCGCCTGCAACCTGGACCATTTTCTAAAGCTCATGATATTCGGAGACTCAAGACTCCTCCTGACTGTCGTTTCGtacctcttccacctcctccagttgataattctctgagcctcaagatACCTCttgagtgtcttctggtacctcttccaccttctccagttgatttTCTGACAGCACCAATACCTCCTGTCCACTCTCACCTGGGATCTGGACCATTTTCTCAATCTGATCATTTTCCGAGactcaagacacctcccgagtgtttTCCgtacctcttccaccttctccagtcgATTCTGTGA